One Ooceraea biroi isolate clonal line C1 chromosome 6, Obir_v5.4, whole genome shotgun sequence genomic window carries:
- the LOC105276730 gene encoding uncharacterized protein LOC105276730 isoform X3: MKVLVFLLALSCAIVYSSASLPLPKQSTSPALLSNLRSSHQAELKLEEPSEDSINFHGTQPLDDPQPTWDFNTNANIPGGFRFRREAQNRGSINFQATQPLSGPQRQPTWDLNANANVFNNGRTTADVYGGLGKTPGQPVQPHFGIQAERKFGNNGFIRGHTQFQPNPRGHGLSPSVGVTGGFRFRREAQNRGSVTFEATQPLSGPQRQPTWDLNANANVFNNGRTTADVYGGLGKAPGQPVQPHFGIQAERKFGNDGFIRGHTQFQPNPRGHGLSPSVGVTGGFRFRREAQNEHNRGSVTFEATQPLSGPQRQPTWDLNANANVFNNGRTTADVYGGLGKAPGQPVQPHFGIQAERKFGNDGFIRGHTQFQPNPRGHGLSPSVGVTGGFRFRREAQNEHNRGSVTFEATQPLSGPQRQPTWDLNANANVFNNGRTTADVYGGLGKAPGQPVQPHFGIQAERKFGNDGFIRGHTQFQPNPRGHGLSPSVGVTGGFRFRREAQNRGSVTFEATQPLSGPQRQPTWDLNANANVFNNGRTTADVYGGLGKTPGQPVQPHFGIQAERKFGNNGFIRGHTQFQPNPRGHGLSPSVGVTGGFRFRREAQNRGSINFQATQPLSGPQRQPTWDLNANANVFNNGRTTADVYGGLGKAPGQPVQPHFGIQAERKFGNDGFIRGHTQFQPNPQGHGLSPSVGITGGFRFRREADFDETELTEKY, encoded by the exons ATGAAGGTGTTAGTTTTTCTATTGGCCTTATCATGCGCTATTGTGTATTCGAGCGCTAGCTTGCCGCTTCCGAAGCAATCGACTAGTCCTGCTCTATTAAGT AATCTACGATCATCTCATCAAGCTGAATTAAAACTCGAAGAACCCAGTGAAGATTCGATAAACTTCCATGGAACGCAGCCTCTAGATGATCCGCAACCAACCTGGGATTTTAATACCAATGCTAACATACCTGGTGGTTTTCGATTCAGGAGAGAAGCTCAGAATAGAGGTTCGATAAACTTCCAAGCAACACAGCCTCTAAGTGGTCCGCAACGTCAACCAACCTGGGATCTTAACGCCAATGCTAACGTCTTTAATAATGGACGCACAACGGCGGATGTCTATGGAGGATTGGGTAAAACACCTGGCCAACCTGTACAACCACACTTCGGTATCCAAGCTGAAAGAAAATTTGGTAACAACGGTTTCATCAGAGGTCATACCCAGTTCCAACCAAATCCAAGAGGCCATGGACTTTCTCCTTCGGTTGGTGTAACTGGTGGCTTTCGATTCAGGAGAGAAGCTCAAAATAGAGGTTCGGTAACCTTTGAAGCAACACAGCCTCTAAGTGGCCCGCAACGTCAACCAACCTGGGATCTTAACGCCAATGCTAACGTCTTTAACAATGGACGCACAACGGCGGATGTCTATGGAGGATTGGGTAAAGCACCTGGACAACCTGTACAACCACACTTCGGTATCCAGGCTGAAAGAAAATTTGGTAACGACGGTTTCATCAGAGGTCATACCCAGTTCCAACCAAATCCAAGAGGCCATGGACTTTCTCCTTCGGTTGGTGTAACTGGTGGCTTTCGATTCAGGAGAGAAGCTCAAAACGAACACAATAGAGGTTCGGTAACCTTTGAAGCAACACAGCCTCTAAGTGGCCCGCAACGTCAACCAACCTGGGATCTTAACGCCAATGCTAACGTCTTTAACAATGGACGCACAACGGCGGATGTCTATGGAGGATTGGGTAAAGCACCTGGACAACCTGTACAACCACACTTCGGTATCCAGGCTGAAAGAAAGTTTGGTAACGACGGTTTCATCAGAGGTCATACCCAGTTCCAGCCAAATCCAAGAGGCCATGGACTTTCTCCTTCGGTTGGTGTAACTGGTGGCTTTCGATTCAGGAGAGAAGCTCAAAACGAACACAATAGAGGTTCGGTAACCTTTGAAGCAACACAGCCTCTAAGTGGCCCGCAACGTCAACCAACCTGGGATCTTAACGCCAATGCTAACGTCTTTAACAATGGACGCACAACGGCGGATGTCTATGGAGGATTGGGTAAAGCACCTGGACAACCTGTACAACCACACTTCGGTATCCAGGCTGAAAGAAAGTTTGGTAACGACGGTTTCATCAGAGGTCATACCCAGTTCCAACCAAATCCAAGAGGCCATGGACTTTCTCCTTCGGTTGGTGTAACTGGTGGCTTTCGATTCAGGAGAGAAGCTCAAAATAGAG GTTCGGTAACCTTTGAAGCAACACAGCCTCTAAGTGGCCCGCAACGTCAACCAACCTGGGATCTTAACGCCAATGCTAACGTCTTTAACAATGGACGCACAACGGCGGATGTCTATGGAGGATTGGGTAAAACACCTGGCCAACCTGTACAACCACACTTCGGTATCCAAGCTGAAAGAAAATTTGGTAACAACGGTTTCATCAGAGGTCATACCCAGTTCCAGCCAAATCCAAGAGGCCATGGACTTTCTCCTTCGGTTGGTGTAACTGGTGGCTTTCGATTCAGGAGAGAAGCTCAAAATAGAGGTTCGATAAACTTCCAAGCAACACAGCCTCTAAGTGGTCCGCAACGTCAACCAACCTGGGATCTTAACGCCAATGCTAACGTCTTTAACAATGGACGCACAACGGCGGATGTCTATGGAGGATTGGGTAAAGCACCTGGACAACCTGTACAACCACACTTCGGTATCCAGGCTGAAAGAAAGTTTGGTAACGACGGTTTCATCAGAGGTCATACCCAGTTCCAGCCAAATCCACAAGGTCACGGACTTTCTCCTTCGGTTGGTATAACTGGTGGATTTCGGTTCAGGAGGGAAGCCGACTTTGATGAAACAGAACTTaccgaaaaatattaa
- the LOC105276730 gene encoding uncharacterized protein LOC105276730 isoform X1 codes for MKVLVFLLALSCAIVYSSASLPLPKQSTSPALLSNLRSSHQAELKLEEPSEDSINFHGTQPLDDPQPTWDFNTNANIPGGFRFRREAQNRGSINFQATQPLSGPQRQPTWDLNANANVFNNGRTTADVYGGLGKTPGQPVQPHFGIQAERKFGNNGFIRGHTQFQPNPRGHGLSPSVGVTGGFRFRREAQNRGSVTFEATQPLSGPQRQPTWDLNANANVFNNGRTTADVYGGLGKAPGQPVQPHFGIQAERKFGNDGFIRGHTQFQPNPRGHGLSPSVGVTGGFRFRREAQNEHNRGSVTFEATQPLSGPQRQPTWDLNANANVFNNGRTTADVYGGLGKAPGQPVQPHFGIQAERKFGNDGFIRGHTQFQPNPRGHGLSPSVGVTGGFRFRREAQNEHNRGSVTFEATQPLSGPQRQPTWDLNANANVFNNGRTTADVYGGLGKAPGQPVQPHFGIQAERKFGNDGFIRGHTQFQPNPRGHGLSPSVGVTGGFRFRREAQNRGSVTFEATQPLSGPQRQPTWDLNANANVFNNGRTTADVYGGLGKAPGQPVQPHFGIQAERKFGNDGFIRGHTQFQPNPQGHGLSPSVGVTGGFRFRREAQNEHNRGSVTFEATQPLSGPQRQPTWDLNANANVFNNGRTTADVYGGLGKTPGQPVQPHFGIQAERKFGNNGFIRGHTQFQPNPRGHGLSPSVGVTGGFRFRREAQNRGSINFQATQPLSGPQRQPTWDLNANANVFNNGRTTADVYGGLGKAPGQPVQPHFGIQAERKFGNDGFIRGHTQFQPNPQGHGLSPSVGITGGFRFRREADFDETELTEKY; via the exons ATGAAGGTGTTAGTTTTTCTATTGGCCTTATCATGCGCTATTGTGTATTCGAGCGCTAGCTTGCCGCTTCCGAAGCAATCGACTAGTCCTGCTCTATTAAGT AATCTACGATCATCTCATCAAGCTGAATTAAAACTCGAAGAACCCAGTGAAGATTCGATAAACTTCCATGGAACGCAGCCTCTAGATGATCCGCAACCAACCTGGGATTTTAATACCAATGCTAACATACCTGGTGGTTTTCGATTCAGGAGAGAAGCTCAGAATAGAGGTTCGATAAACTTCCAAGCAACACAGCCTCTAAGTGGTCCGCAACGTCAACCAACCTGGGATCTTAACGCCAATGCTAACGTCTTTAATAATGGACGCACAACGGCGGATGTCTATGGAGGATTGGGTAAAACACCTGGCCAACCTGTACAACCACACTTCGGTATCCAAGCTGAAAGAAAATTTGGTAACAACGGTTTCATCAGAGGTCATACCCAGTTCCAACCAAATCCAAGAGGCCATGGACTTTCTCCTTCGGTTGGTGTAACTGGTGGCTTTCGATTCAGGAGAGAAGCTCAAAATAGAGGTTCGGTAACCTTTGAAGCAACACAGCCTCTAAGTGGCCCGCAACGTCAACCAACCTGGGATCTTAACGCCAATGCTAACGTCTTTAACAATGGACGCACAACGGCGGATGTCTATGGAGGATTGGGTAAAGCACCTGGACAACCTGTACAACCACACTTCGGTATCCAGGCTGAAAGAAAATTTGGTAACGACGGTTTCATCAGAGGTCATACCCAGTTCCAACCAAATCCAAGAGGCCATGGACTTTCTCCTTCGGTTGGTGTAACTGGTGGCTTTCGATTCAGGAGAGAAGCTCAAAACGAACACAATAGAGGTTCGGTAACCTTTGAAGCAACACAGCCTCTAAGTGGCCCGCAACGTCAACCAACCTGGGATCTTAACGCCAATGCTAACGTCTTTAACAATGGACGCACAACGGCGGATGTCTATGGAGGATTGGGTAAAGCACCTGGACAACCTGTACAACCACACTTCGGTATCCAGGCTGAAAGAAAGTTTGGTAACGACGGTTTCATCAGAGGTCATACCCAGTTCCAGCCAAATCCAAGAGGCCATGGACTTTCTCCTTCGGTTGGTGTAACTGGTGGCTTTCGATTCAGGAGAGAAGCTCAAAACGAACACAATAGAGGTTCGGTAACCTTTGAAGCAACACAGCCTCTAAGTGGCCCGCAACGTCAACCAACCTGGGATCTTAACGCCAATGCTAACGTCTTTAACAATGGACGCACAACGGCGGATGTCTATGGAGGATTGGGTAAAGCACCTGGACAACCTGTACAACCACACTTCGGTATCCAGGCTGAAAGAAAGTTTGGTAACGACGGTTTCATCAGAGGTCATACCCAGTTCCAACCAAATCCAAGAGGCCATGGACTTTCTCCTTCGGTTGGTGTAACTGGTGGCTTTCGATTCAGGAGAGAAGCTCAAAATAGAGGTTCGGTAACCTTTGAAGCAACACAGCCTCTAAGTGGCCCGCAACGTCAACCAACCTGGGATCTTAACGCCAATGCTAACGTCTTTAACAATGGACGCACAACGGCGGATGTCTATGGAGGATTGGGTAAAGCACCTGGACAACCTGTACAACCACACTTCGGTATCCAGGCTGAAAGAAAGTTTGGTAACGACGGTTTCATCAGAGGTCATACCCAGTTCCAGCCAAATCCACAAGGTCACGGACTTTCTCCTTCGGTTGGTGTAACTGGTGGTTTTCGATTCAGGAGAGAAGCTCAAAACGAACACAATAGAGGTTCGGTAACCTTTGAAGCAACACAGCCTCTAAGTGGCCCGCAACGTCAACCAACCTGGGATCTTAACGCCAATGCTAACGTCTTTAACAATGGACGCACAACGGCGGATGTCTATGGAGGATTGGGTAAAACACCTGGCCAACCTGTACAACCACACTTCGGTATCCAAGCTGAAAGAAAATTTGGTAACAACGGTTTCATCAGAGGTCATACCCAGTTCCAGCCAAATCCAAGAGGCCATGGACTTTCTCCTTCGGTTGGTGTAACTGGTGGCTTTCGATTCAGGAGAGAAGCTCAAAATAGAGGTTCGATAAACTTCCAAGCAACACAGCCTCTAAGTGGTCCGCAACGTCAACCAACCTGGGATCTTAACGCCAATGCTAACGTCTTTAACAATGGACGCACAACGGCGGATGTCTATGGAGGATTGGGTAAAGCACCTGGACAACCTGTACAACCACACTTCGGTATCCAGGCTGAAAGAAAGTTTGGTAACGACGGTTTCATCAGAGGTCATACCCAGTTCCAGCCAAATCCACAAGGTCACGGACTTTCTCCTTCGGTTGGTATAACTGGTGGATTTCGGTTCAGGAGGGAAGCCGACTTTGATGAAACAGAACTTaccgaaaaatattaa
- the LOC105276730 gene encoding uncharacterized protein LOC105276730 isoform X2 has protein sequence MKVLVFLLALSCAIVYSSASLPLPKQSTSPALLSNLRSSHQAELKLEEPSEDSINFHGTQPLDDPQPTWDFNTNANIPGGFRFRREAQNRGSINFQATQPLSGPQRQPTWDLNANANVFNNGRTTADVYGGLGKTPGQPVQPHFGIQAERKFGNNGFIRGHTQFQPNPRGHGLSPSVGVTGGFRFRREAQNRGSVTFEATQPLSGPQRQPTWDLNANANVFNNGRTTADVYGGLGKAPGQPVQPHFGIQAERKFGNDGFIRGHTQFQPNPRGHGLSPSVGVTGGFRFRREAQNEHNRGSVTFEATQPLSGPQRQPTWDLNANANVFNNGRTTADVYGGLGKAPGQPVQPHFGIQAERKFGNDGFIRGHTQFQPNPRGHGLSPSVGVTGGFRFRREAQNEHNRGSVTFEATQPLSGPQRQPTWDLNANANVFNNGRTTADVYGGLGKAPGQPVQPHFGIQAERKFGNDGFIRGHTQFQPNPQGHGLSPSVGVTGGFRFRREAQNEHNRGSVTFEATQPLSGPQRQPTWDLNANANVFNNGRTTADVYGGLGKTPGQPVQPHFGIQAERKFGNNGFIRGHTQFQPNPRGHGLSPSVGVTGGFRFRREAQNRGSINFQATQPLSGPQRQPTWDLNANANVFNNGRTTADVYGGLGKAPGQPVQPHFGIQAERKFGNDGFIRGHTQFQPNPQGHGLSPSVGITGGFRFRREADFDETELTEKY, from the exons ATGAAGGTGTTAGTTTTTCTATTGGCCTTATCATGCGCTATTGTGTATTCGAGCGCTAGCTTGCCGCTTCCGAAGCAATCGACTAGTCCTGCTCTATTAAGT AATCTACGATCATCTCATCAAGCTGAATTAAAACTCGAAGAACCCAGTGAAGATTCGATAAACTTCCATGGAACGCAGCCTCTAGATGATCCGCAACCAACCTGGGATTTTAATACCAATGCTAACATACCTGGTGGTTTTCGATTCAGGAGAGAAGCTCAGAATAGAGGTTCGATAAACTTCCAAGCAACACAGCCTCTAAGTGGTCCGCAACGTCAACCAACCTGGGATCTTAACGCCAATGCTAACGTCTTTAATAATGGACGCACAACGGCGGATGTCTATGGAGGATTGGGTAAAACACCTGGCCAACCTGTACAACCACACTTCGGTATCCAAGCTGAAAGAAAATTTGGTAACAACGGTTTCATCAGAGGTCATACCCAGTTCCAACCAAATCCAAGAGGCCATGGACTTTCTCCTTCGGTTGGTGTAACTGGTGGCTTTCGATTCAGGAGAGAAGCTCAAAATAGAGGTTCGGTAACCTTTGAAGCAACACAGCCTCTAAGTGGCCCGCAACGTCAACCAACCTGGGATCTTAACGCCAATGCTAACGTCTTTAACAATGGACGCACAACGGCGGATGTCTATGGAGGATTGGGTAAAGCACCTGGACAACCTGTACAACCACACTTCGGTATCCAGGCTGAAAGAAAATTTGGTAACGACGGTTTCATCAGAGGTCATACCCAGTTCCAACCAAATCCAAGAGGCCATGGACTTTCTCCTTCGGTTGGTGTAACTGGTGGCTTTCGATTCAGGAGAGAAGCTCAAAACGAACACAATAGAGGTTCGGTAACCTTTGAAGCAACACAGCCTCTAAGTGGCCCGCAACGTCAACCAACCTGGGATCTTAACGCCAATGCTAACGTCTTTAACAATGGACGCACAACGGCGGATGTCTATGGAGGATTGGGTAAAGCACCTGGACAACCTGTACAACCACACTTCGGTATCCAGGCTGAAAGAAAGTTTGGTAACGACGGTTTCATCAGAGGTCATACCCAGTTCCAGCCAAATCCAAGAGGCCATGGACTTTCTCCTTCGGTTGGTGTAACTGGTGGCTTTCGATTCAGGAGAGAAGCTCAAAACGAACACAATAGAGGTTCGGTAACCTTTGAAGCAACACAGCCTCTAAGTGGCCCGCAACGTCAACCAACCTGGGATCTTAACGCCAATGCTAACGTCTTTAACAATGGACGCACAACGGCGGATGTCTATGGAGGATTGGGTAAAGCACCTGGACAACCTGTACAACCACACTTCGGTATCCAGGCTGAAAGAAAGTTTGGTAACGACGGTTTCATCAGAG GTCATACCCAGTTCCAGCCAAATCCACAAGGTCACGGACTTTCTCCTTCGGTTGGTGTAACTGGTGGTTTTCGATTCAGGAGAGAAGCTCAAAACGAACACAATAGAGGTTCGGTAACCTTTGAAGCAACACAGCCTCTAAGTGGCCCGCAACGTCAACCAACCTGGGATCTTAACGCCAATGCTAACGTCTTTAACAATGGACGCACAACGGCGGATGTCTATGGAGGATTGGGTAAAACACCTGGCCAACCTGTACAACCACACTTCGGTATCCAAGCTGAAAGAAAATTTGGTAACAACGGTTTCATCAGAGGTCATACCCAGTTCCAGCCAAATCCAAGAGGCCATGGACTTTCTCCTTCGGTTGGTGTAACTGGTGGCTTTCGATTCAGGAGAGAAGCTCAAAATAGAGGTTCGATAAACTTCCAAGCAACACAGCCTCTAAGTGGTCCGCAACGTCAACCAACCTGGGATCTTAACGCCAATGCTAACGTCTTTAACAATGGACGCACAACGGCGGATGTCTATGGAGGATTGGGTAAAGCACCTGGACAACCTGTACAACCACACTTCGGTATCCAGGCTGAAAGAAAGTTTGGTAACGACGGTTTCATCAGAGGTCATACCCAGTTCCAGCCAAATCCACAAGGTCACGGACTTTCTCCTTCGGTTGGTATAACTGGTGGATTTCGGTTCAGGAGGGAAGCCGACTTTGATGAAACAGAACTTaccgaaaaatattaa
- the LOC105276729 gene encoding uncharacterized protein LOC105276729: MMLFTLISIISCVAAYPHANEQKSVTSIENESLLLHGFHREANSQIRIAANLADGAPPQLSSNIDDNLRLFDNGRTTVDLGRDIKLAPGSNPQGNAQLDIIRKVGENGFLRVYSDLYLNDGIFRRKRRAASMGPHFRSEAETLGKNNFVGLQRGAGGHGVQSAFDANVGSRFGRELIDEIEEEINHRRRRDKLLSLSDYIRC; the protein is encoded by the exons ATGATGCTGTTCACTCTCATCTCAATTATATCTTGCGTCGCTGCATATCCACACGCCAATGAGCAAAAAAGTGTCACGTCAATCGAAAATGAGTCT ttacTACTACACGGATTTCATCGTGAGGCCAATTCTCAGATCCGCATCGCCGCAAACCTAGCTGACGGTGCACCTCCGCAATTATCCTCTAATATCGACGATAATCTTCGACTTTTCGATAACGGACGCACGACCGTCGATCTCGGCAGAGACATCAAATTAGCTCCCGGATCTAATCCGCAAGGGAATGCTCAGTTAGATATCATACGTAAAGTAGGCGAAAATGGCTTCCTCAGGGTTTACAGTGACCTATACCTCAATGACGGTATATTTCGACGGAAGAGGAGAGCAGCATCTATGGGGCCCCATTTTCGCTCTGAAGCCGAAACGTtaggtaaaaataatttcgtggGTCTTCAACGAGGTGCTGGTGGTCATGGTGTACAATCCGCGTTTGACGCTAATGTTGGTTCGCGTTTTGGAAGAGAGTTGATTGATGAGatcgaagaagaaataaatcaccgaagaagaagagacaaACTTTTATCACTGTCTGATTATATCAGGTGTTAA